One Rhinopithecus roxellana isolate Shanxi Qingling chromosome 7, ASM756505v1, whole genome shotgun sequence DNA segment encodes these proteins:
- the CLDN34 gene encoding claudin-34, with the protein MFWFCNSANCQFSVFALTTIGWILSSTSMGLVEWRIWYMKDTPLYPPGIACVGIFRVCIYQHRTNSTTTKFCYRYSYQDTFLPFEIYMAQRFLLTASIFGFFGRAFNIFALRNMSVKIFEEYTYNSFIVSGIFNIAAGVFILIAVLQNYDAIINSWGITFPPSLQMPFKPDVQEVGTAIQVAGIGVLPMLLTGMFSLFYKCPLYCQVHPDISET; encoded by the coding sequence ATGTTCTGGTTCTGCAACAGTGCCAACTGCCAATTTTCAGTCTTCGCCCTTACCACCATAGGATGGATCCTCTCCTCTACGTCCATGGGCCTTGTGGAGTGGCGAATATGGTACATGAAAGACACCCCGCTCTACCCCCCTGGGATCGCCTGCGTGGGAATATTTAGAGTCTGCATTTACCAGCATCGCACCAACAGCACCACAACCAAATTCTGTTACCGATACAGCTACCAGGACACCTTTCTCCCTTTTGAAATTTACATGGCTCAACGCTTCCTACTGACTGCCAGCATTTTCGGATTCTTCGGGAGAGCCTTTAACATCTTTGCACTTAGAAACATGTCTGTGAAAATATTTGAGGAGTACACCTACAATTCATTCATTGTTTCAGGAATTTTCAACATTGCTGCTGGTGTCTTTATCTTAATTGCTGTGCTCCAGAACTACGATGCCATCATAAACTCATGGGGAATCACCTTCCCGCCATCTCTCCAAATGCCCTTCAAGCCAGATGTGCAGGAAGTTGGCACTGCCATTCAAGTGGCAGGGATAGGTGTCTTGCCTATGCTGTTAACTGGgatgttttctctattttacaaatgtcCCCTGTACTGCCAAGTGCATCCTGATATTTCAGAAACGTGA